Proteins encoded in a region of the Corynebacterium breve genome:
- the yidC gene encoding membrane protein insertase YidC: MELLVFLVSLVLKLWHLVLAGVLRIDAVQSWVASIVLLVVTVRGVIVPIAWRQRLSARRSVLMRPEIAALEKQYGESVQPGDVFALEDGKKAIHQKYGYTPLAGCIPPLIQIPIMIGLYRLILWIARPDQERLASGVGILSATDVEQFQQSTFNGIPIPVYLAMSDSELSRLGVSASAARDFMVPLLVLAVSFTAVNMIVSLVNSYNTMDWESKIARRGFKFILAMSLIVPGFLLWLGLHGPVPLALIVYWFTNNLWTLTQSTIILVILRARYPEGAEHKRKRLADRRELAQERARHERALRRIKRYRREIRRAKSRRQAWHLRKELTEYEETLAAVAEQQAARDKAIAKRQSQLRMARKIQRASNAGKHRRGKHRPKPSPIPLYMRVLAKVMKVIKPVRTGVAKVIPRKQRLEVPAVPPTWRL, encoded by the coding sequence GTGGAACTTCTTGTCTTCCTTGTCTCTCTCGTCTTGAAGCTGTGGCACCTCGTTCTTGCCGGTGTGTTGCGAATCGATGCGGTTCAATCCTGGGTTGCGTCCATCGTTTTGCTGGTAGTCACCGTGCGTGGTGTGATCGTGCCTATTGCGTGGCGGCAGCGTCTTTCGGCTCGTCGGTCGGTGCTGATGCGCCCGGAGATAGCCGCGCTGGAGAAGCAGTACGGCGAGTCTGTCCAGCCAGGAGATGTGTTTGCTCTTGAGGACGGTAAGAAGGCAATTCACCAGAAGTATGGGTACACACCGCTCGCGGGTTGTATCCCTCCGCTAATTCAGATCCCCATCATGATCGGCCTGTACCGCCTGATTTTGTGGATCGCCCGCCCCGACCAGGAGCGCCTTGCCAGCGGCGTCGGAATCTTGAGCGCCACCGACGTTGAGCAGTTTCAGCAGTCAACTTTCAACGGCATCCCCATCCCCGTGTATTTGGCGATGTCGGACTCGGAACTCAGCCGGCTTGGTGTCTCCGCTAGCGCGGCGCGCGACTTTATGGTCCCGCTTCTTGTCCTAGCCGTCTCGTTTACAGCCGTGAATATGATCGTCTCGCTGGTCAATAGCTACAACACGATGGATTGGGAATCGAAGATAGCCCGCCGCGGATTCAAATTCATCCTGGCCATGTCCCTGATCGTGCCGGGGTTTTTGCTGTGGCTCGGTCTGCACGGCCCGGTGCCTCTAGCGCTGATCGTGTACTGGTTTACCAACAACTTGTGGACGCTTACCCAATCCACCATCATCCTGGTCATTCTGCGCGCGCGCTATCCGGAGGGCGCTGAGCACAAGCGGAAGAGGCTGGCGGACCGCCGCGAACTTGCCCAGGAACGGGCCCGTCATGAGCGGGCTTTACGACGAATCAAACGTTATCGGCGGGAGATCCGTCGCGCGAAGAGTCGTCGTCAAGCATGGCATTTGCGCAAAGAGCTCACCGAGTACGAGGAGACACTGGCCGCCGTGGCTGAGCAGCAGGCCGCGCGGGACAAGGCGATTGCGAAGCGCCAGTCGCAGCTGCGGATGGCGAGGAAGATCCAGCGGGCAAGCAACGCGGGGAAGCACAGGCGGGGTAAACACAGACCAAAACCTTCGCCAATCCCGCTGTACATGCGGGTGTTGGCGAAGGTCATGAAGGTAATCAAGCCGGTGCGCACCGGGGTTGCGAAGGTGATTCCGCGCAAGCAACGTCTTGAGGTGCCAGCGGTTCCGCCGACTTGGCGACTCTAG
- a CDS encoding ABC transporter permease: MNTTTTYSHVDKRPENAPPRRGSSARRIRALIVAELRQFLANRTLLFMAVLPLLMSFVLYALISRQTNETTGLQNTLSDVLIPFVLLFVQFYPVISAATTRRDEKVLKRLRTGESRDHEILGALAVPGTILSLLTIAAYSVFVIIDGAPSIDNLFLLVAAVLLGLVVSATAGLITASFTKNAEAAQMTSMPVFLIALLAMPGLRRLFPDKVIEVIEYTPFALVYDLALASWLDAPTLTAALSDLGVLTAWAIVLVWCATCYFKWETNR, from the coding sequence ATGAACACCACTACAACCTACTCTCACGTCGATAAACGCCCCGAGAATGCGCCACCACGCCGGGGCAGCTCCGCCCGCCGTATTCGCGCATTGATCGTTGCCGAACTGCGTCAATTCCTCGCCAACCGCACCCTCTTGTTTATGGCTGTGCTGCCACTGCTCATGTCATTTGTTTTGTATGCGCTCATCAGTCGGCAAACGAACGAGACCACTGGGCTACAAAACACCCTCAGCGATGTGCTGATCCCATTTGTCCTTCTTTTCGTGCAGTTCTATCCGGTCATCTCTGCGGCAACCACCCGGCGTGATGAGAAAGTGCTCAAACGTCTGCGCACTGGGGAGTCCCGCGACCATGAAATCCTGGGCGCCCTTGCGGTTCCCGGAACGATTTTGTCGCTACTGACCATCGCTGCCTACAGCGTGTTCGTGATAATCGACGGCGCACCTTCCATCGATAATCTTTTCCTACTAGTTGCAGCTGTCCTGCTCGGGCTCGTAGTGTCCGCGACCGCAGGATTGATCACGGCTTCATTCACCAAGAATGCTGAAGCTGCCCAGATGACCTCGATGCCAGTATTCCTTATCGCTCTGCTCGCAATGCCGGGACTGCGCAGATTGTTCCCCGACAAAGTCATCGAGGTCATCGAATACACCCCGTTCGCATTGGTCTACGATCTAGCGTTGGCTTCGTGGCTGGACGCACCAACCCTCACCGCAGCGCTCAGTGATCTTGGGGTGCTCACCGCGTGGGCGATAGTTCTCGTATGGTGCGCGACCTGCTACTTTAAGTGGGAAACAAACCGCTAG
- a CDS encoding IS6 family transposase — MMTSAGRAGRSHHDSHRWVQKYAPELDKRTRWYRLVPDWQASSWRVDETYIRVGGKWCYLYRAITAGGYTLDFYLSPKRNVAAAKRFLAKALRSNASAGSPRVINTDKAPALAKAISELKAEGICPQTVEHRQVKYLNNVLEGDHGRLKRILGPKGAFKNRISAYRTLKGMEAMHSLRKGQGTMFAYGQPNPDAVIVSRVFEAA, encoded by the coding sequence ATGATGACTTCAGCGGGGCGTGCCGGTCGATCACACCACGATTCTCACCGCTGGGTCCAGAAATACGCCCCTGAGCTGGACAAGCGAACTCGGTGGTACCGGCTGGTACCTGACTGGCAGGCCAGTTCCTGGCGGGTGGATGAGACCTATATCCGGGTCGGCGGAAAGTGGTGCTATCTCTATCGGGCGATCACCGCCGGTGGGTATACCCTGGACTTTTACCTCTCCCCGAAGCGTAACGTTGCGGCAGCGAAGCGTTTCCTGGCCAAGGCCCTCAGATCCAATGCGTCAGCCGGGTCCCCGCGGGTCATCAACACCGACAAGGCACCAGCTCTGGCCAAGGCAATATCCGAGCTGAAGGCGGAGGGAATCTGCCCTCAGACGGTGGAGCACCGGCAGGTGAAATACCTGAACAACGTTCTCGAGGGAGATCATGGCCGACTTAAAAGAATCCTGGGGCCGAAGGGAGCGTTCAAAAACCGAATTTCCGCCTACCGGACGTTGAAAGGGATGGAAGCGATGCATTCATTACGGAAAGGGCAGGGCACGATGTTTGCCTACGGGCAACCGAACCCGGATGCGGTGATCGTCAGCCGGGTGTTCGAGGCTGCCTGA
- a CDS encoding alkylhydroperoxidase domain protein: MTDIIDLLTNNQFATIREARPNAKANAQRSFDVLFDDPNALPERYAVAEHVARLHDTAVDFYAELAEEDPATDPARKDAAIKFADLLVLRPADATAADVGALLELFDENEIVTLAQLISFLSFQLRVVHGIQTIGGLDVASTGGRGPIITTPHEFSTAQLGWKPWVKDLKKSELTAEHHEALIKPERANMPYFRLLVRNPQALKARTLTDLDIFYNIQGGLSRAERELAATITSRLNGCPYCASVHQQRAKEEGADSEILDRLIFDGADIDLGTARWNALRDATRALTRTPMEYDQVVVGKLHSVGFDDAELLDHLYATAFFNWANRLMLSLGHATY, encoded by the coding sequence ATGACCGACATTATTGATCTTCTAACCAACAACCAGTTCGCCACCATTCGCGAGGCACGCCCCAATGCAAAGGCGAACGCCCAGCGCTCCTTCGACGTGCTTTTCGACGACCCCAACGCCCTTCCCGAACGCTACGCCGTGGCCGAACACGTGGCCAGATTGCACGACACCGCTGTTGACTTCTACGCAGAGCTTGCGGAAGAAGACCCCGCGACCGATCCAGCACGTAAGGATGCCGCCATCAAGTTCGCTGACCTGTTGGTCCTGCGACCTGCCGACGCCACTGCGGCCGATGTCGGCGCCCTGCTTGAGCTTTTCGACGAAAACGAGATCGTCACCCTGGCGCAACTCATCAGCTTTCTTTCCTTCCAACTCCGCGTTGTGCATGGAATTCAAACCATCGGCGGACTTGATGTTGCGTCGACGGGCGGCCGTGGCCCAATCATCACCACTCCTCACGAATTCTCTACTGCGCAGCTGGGGTGGAAACCTTGGGTCAAAGACTTGAAAAAGTCTGAACTGACAGCAGAACATCATGAAGCACTGATCAAACCCGAGCGCGCAAACATGCCGTACTTCCGTTTGCTTGTGCGCAACCCGCAGGCGTTGAAAGCACGCACGCTGACTGACCTGGATATTTTCTACAACATCCAGGGCGGGCTTTCGCGTGCCGAACGTGAACTAGCGGCAACAATCACTTCGCGCCTCAACGGTTGCCCCTACTGCGCGTCGGTGCATCAACAGCGCGCTAAGGAAGAAGGCGCGGACTCGGAGATCCTAGACCGTCTCATCTTCGATGGTGCTGACATTGACTTGGGCACTGCGCGGTGGAACGCTTTGCGCGATGCGACCCGAGCTCTCACGAGGACACCGATGGAGTACGACCAGGTGGTCGTCGGCAAGCTGCATTCTGTCGGTTTCGATGATGCTGAGCTACTCGATCACCTGTATGCCACTGCGTTTTTCAACTGGGCGAACCGATTGATGCTGTCACTGGGGCACGCGACGTACTAG
- a CDS encoding MFS transporter translates to MSTALEQTPNQTWASGAHRRTIYLVLAIVGISILFDGYDLVVYGAVLSTLLDDPSHIGELSPAVAGTLGSWAMIGVMIGALGAGAVGDRLGRRKVMIVAIIWFSLGMAATAMSTSIFAFGALRFVTGLGVGVIVATGGAVIAEFAPANRKNLFNAIVYSGVPAGGVMASLLALVLEDAIGWRGLFMIGASPLLFLLPLALVALPESPRWLMSRGRADEAASTCERFGLPKAQFMSEPVAALKEETNSKQAADLNKSGFAGIFSRSYLPGTILIGTMSFIGLLSTYGLNTWLPKIMQANGASAHDSLYSLLALNGGAVLGGLFASWIADKIGAKAVITSTFGLAALSLAILPQFNTVAPMYLPIALAGIGVLGTQVLTYGLTSNYFGTASRAAGVAWCAGFGRLGGIVGPLVGGLILGAGLGPTYAFYIFAGAALIGAICTAIIPRSPAAATIVSSSEALTQEERAQALAEAKAVAG, encoded by the coding sequence ATGTCCACCGCCTTAGAGCAGACCCCCAACCAGACTTGGGCGTCCGGCGCACACCGACGCACCATCTATTTGGTGCTAGCAATCGTCGGCATCTCGATCCTCTTCGATGGATACGACCTCGTGGTCTACGGTGCCGTTCTGTCCACGCTTCTCGACGACCCCTCCCACATCGGTGAGCTCTCCCCTGCAGTGGCGGGCACCCTAGGATCATGGGCGATGATAGGCGTGATGATCGGTGCCCTCGGCGCAGGTGCTGTGGGCGACCGCCTTGGTCGTCGTAAAGTAATGATCGTCGCAATCATCTGGTTCTCCCTGGGCATGGCAGCGACCGCGATGTCCACCTCGATCTTCGCGTTCGGCGCGCTGCGCTTTGTCACCGGCCTTGGTGTGGGCGTTATTGTCGCTACCGGCGGTGCTGTCATCGCGGAGTTCGCGCCGGCGAACCGCAAGAACTTGTTCAACGCGATCGTTTACTCGGGCGTTCCTGCAGGTGGCGTGATGGCGTCGCTGCTCGCCCTCGTGCTCGAGGACGCCATCGGCTGGCGCGGACTCTTCATGATCGGCGCATCCCCACTGCTCTTCCTCTTGCCACTGGCGCTGGTCGCACTGCCGGAATCCCCCCGCTGGCTCATGAGCCGCGGCCGTGCCGACGAAGCTGCCTCTACCTGCGAGCGCTTCGGCCTGCCAAAGGCGCAGTTCATGTCCGAACCAGTCGCGGCTTTGAAAGAAGAAACCAACTCCAAGCAAGCAGCTGACTTGAACAAGAGTGGCTTTGCCGGCATCTTCTCCCGCTCCTACCTGCCGGGCACCATTTTGATTGGCACTATGTCCTTCATCGGCCTGTTGTCCACCTACGGACTGAACACCTGGCTGCCGAAGATCATGCAGGCCAACGGTGCTTCCGCGCATGACTCCTTGTACTCTCTGCTTGCCTTGAACGGCGGCGCGGTACTCGGTGGCCTGTTCGCGTCCTGGATCGCTGACAAGATCGGTGCGAAGGCCGTGATTACCTCGACGTTTGGTCTGGCGGCGCTGTCCTTGGCGATCCTTCCGCAATTCAACACCGTCGCCCCGATGTATCTTCCGATTGCACTCGCAGGTATCGGCGTATTAGGCACCCAGGTGCTCACCTACGGCCTGACCTCGAACTACTTCGGCACCGCATCCCGCGCGGCCGGCGTGGCATGGTGCGCAGGTTTCGGACGCCTCGGCGGCATCGTCGGCCCACTGGTCGGCGGCCTGATCTTGGGCGCTGGCCTCGGCCCAACCTACGCGTTCTACATCTTCGCCGGCGCTGCGCTGATCGGCGCGATCTGCACCGCAATCATCCCGCGCTCCCCGGCGGCGGCGACCATAGTGTCCTCCTCCGAGGCGCTGACCCAGGAAGAGCGCGCACAGGCGCTCGCCGAAGCGAAGGCTGTCGCAGGCTAG
- a CDS encoding ABC transporter ATP-binding protein has product MNNSPIINVHGLTHTYGSGDKAYTAVTDASFTVARGEVFGLLGTNGAGKTTTLEILEGLTAPTSGEVTILGADPLADRKTLRPYLGIMLQSGGLPTELTTRQTLQMWAGTCAAPLSIDEVLADVDLSHRADVKVGQMSGGEQRRLDLACALVGDPRVLFLDEPTTGLDPESRRNVWSLLERLKSRGVTMMLTTHYLEEAERLCDRVAIMHGGEIVVAGTTPEIVASASSEITAVLPPNHPPLPDLTGAHTTLDGTHLTISTDRIQHHTAELLGWADDHNLELGRFTASTASLESVFLSIADRTALQ; this is encoded by the coding sequence ATGAATAACTCACCGATAATAAATGTCCACGGACTTACCCACACCTACGGCAGCGGAGATAAGGCCTACACAGCTGTCACCGACGCATCGTTCACGGTTGCTCGAGGAGAGGTCTTTGGCCTGTTGGGGACCAACGGTGCTGGAAAGACCACCACACTCGAGATTTTGGAAGGCCTCACTGCCCCAACCAGCGGCGAGGTCACCATCTTGGGTGCCGATCCTCTTGCTGACCGCAAAACTCTGCGCCCCTACCTCGGCATCATGCTGCAATCTGGTGGACTGCCCACTGAGCTGACGACTCGCCAAACACTACAGATGTGGGCGGGTACCTGTGCTGCTCCGTTAAGCATCGACGAAGTGCTCGCCGATGTTGACCTTTCCCACCGCGCCGACGTCAAGGTTGGTCAGATGTCCGGTGGTGAACAACGGCGCCTCGACCTCGCCTGCGCTCTCGTCGGGGACCCTCGCGTTCTCTTTCTCGACGAACCGACCACCGGCCTCGACCCAGAATCACGCCGCAACGTCTGGTCGCTCCTCGAACGGCTCAAATCCCGGGGCGTGACCATGATGCTGACCACCCATTACTTGGAGGAAGCAGAGCGACTCTGCGATCGTGTTGCCATCATGCACGGCGGAGAGATTGTTGTGGCCGGCACGACTCCAGAGATCGTCGCGTCGGCAAGCAGTGAAATCACCGCAGTGCTCCCACCGAACCATCCGCCACTGCCGGACTTGACCGGAGCCCATACCACTCTCGACGGCACACACTTGACTATTTCGACTGACCGAATTCAGCACCACACTGCGGAGCTGCTGGGTTGGGCAGATGACCATAACCTCGAACTCGGTCGCTTTACCGCCAGTACCGCCAGCCTCGAATCGGTGTTCTTGTCTATCGCCGACCGTACCGCCCTGCAATAA
- a CDS encoding pyridoxamine 5'-phosphate oxidase family protein: MEDITYEQLAYDEHVRRRQNTLSTTLPTRQGPFEFDPRDLKQIKGADSFFLSTVTGSGWPYIQHRGGPAGFVKQLSPTTLAWAELRGNNQYVTTGNLDRDGRVAMFFIDYPTRRRLKVFGHARIVEDDPELLRSLTDQPSRRAIVVSVTATDKNCVKHIQPRWTKDTIDERLVPYIEEIRELKARIKELEGQ, from the coding sequence ATGGAAGACATCACCTATGAGCAGTTGGCTTACGACGAGCACGTACGCCGCCGTCAGAACACGCTTAGCACAACGCTTCCCACCAGGCAGGGGCCATTCGAATTTGATCCCCGCGACCTGAAACAGATCAAGGGCGCCGATTCATTCTTCCTTTCCACTGTCACCGGAAGTGGCTGGCCATACATCCAGCACCGGGGCGGGCCAGCGGGATTCGTCAAGCAGCTCAGCCCGACCACGCTTGCCTGGGCCGAGCTACGCGGAAACAACCAGTATGTGACCACCGGAAACCTCGACCGCGACGGCCGCGTCGCCATGTTCTTTATCGACTATCCCACCCGTCGCCGCCTGAAGGTGTTCGGGCATGCGCGAATCGTCGAGGATGATCCCGAGCTGCTGCGCTCTCTGACGGATCAGCCTTCGCGACGTGCGATCGTCGTCAGTGTTACCGCTACGGACAAGAACTGCGTGAAGCATATCCAGCCACGTTGGACCAAAGACACTATCGACGAGCGCCTGGTCCCTTATATCGAAGAAATCCGCGAATTGAAGGCGCGGATCAAGGAGTTGGAGGGCCAGTAG
- a CDS encoding sensor histidine kinase produces the protein MDLFTLRHWNELDSAEQYIAYSRYSVLFTAVPALMFVSAVALVQVAVAHELSAFLILSTIAALLVVGITTTWAVAVHPAFNSIPRRSAGTAQKVLVAVQAVTAGVPLVVILLVDLSDATRVALATVVLCGVGSVALLPWSLTRVRWAVAVGAGLLAGWAAEVTGGSWFVGLFFASLTVLTALTVWTIRLFREIERARATEAQLKVAEERLRFAQELHDTLGQHLAAMSIKAELARALVARGDERADDELSELQKLAKLSATEMHEVVTGYRKVNLATEVAGMEALLADANIALTIRGDVSTVPDEDRNLTAWFVREAATNIVKHSNARHATLTLKPGSVTMVNDGAPNSIGPQRGLDSLRRRATREGSSIHLEHNADTFRVRLEFEDRSRKEVR, from the coding sequence ATGGACCTGTTTACTTTGCGCCATTGGAATGAGCTCGACTCCGCCGAACAGTACATCGCTTATTCAAGGTATTCGGTGCTTTTTACTGCCGTTCCAGCGCTCATGTTTGTCTCGGCAGTGGCGCTTGTTCAAGTAGCAGTCGCGCACGAGCTGAGCGCCTTCCTGATTCTTTCCACAATCGCCGCACTGCTGGTGGTGGGCATAACGACCACCTGGGCGGTGGCGGTGCATCCAGCGTTCAATTCGATACCTAGGCGCTCTGCCGGCACGGCTCAGAAGGTCTTGGTCGCGGTGCAGGCCGTCACAGCCGGGGTTCCTTTAGTAGTTATTTTGCTGGTTGACTTGTCAGACGCAACCAGAGTTGCTTTGGCTACAGTCGTGCTGTGTGGGGTGGGGTCGGTGGCACTGCTCCCGTGGTCGTTGACACGGGTCCGATGGGCGGTCGCCGTTGGGGCAGGACTTTTAGCAGGCTGGGCCGCTGAAGTAACGGGCGGAAGCTGGTTCGTCGGGCTCTTCTTCGCCAGCCTAACCGTGCTGACCGCCCTGACAGTGTGGACCATTCGTCTTTTTCGTGAGATCGAACGAGCTCGAGCCACTGAAGCCCAGTTGAAAGTCGCCGAGGAACGGCTGCGTTTTGCACAAGAACTCCACGACACACTCGGTCAGCACTTGGCTGCAATGAGCATAAAAGCAGAACTCGCCCGAGCGCTTGTAGCGCGCGGGGACGAGCGCGCAGATGATGAGCTCTCCGAACTGCAGAAGCTAGCGAAACTCTCAGCCACAGAAATGCACGAAGTGGTCACCGGTTACCGGAAGGTCAATCTCGCGACCGAAGTGGCCGGCATGGAAGCATTGCTTGCCGATGCCAACATTGCTCTCACCATCCGCGGCGATGTATCGACAGTACCCGATGAGGACCGGAATCTCACCGCCTGGTTCGTGCGGGAAGCAGCGACGAACATTGTCAAGCATTCCAACGCTCGTCATGCCACGCTGACGCTGAAACCGGGGAGCGTCACGATGGTGAATGACGGAGCTCCGAATTCCATTGGTCCGCAGCGAGGACTGGACTCACTGCGTCGCCGCGCCACGCGAGAAGGATCCAGCATTCATCTGGAGCATAATGCCGACACGTTCCGAGTGCGGTTGGAATTCGAAGATCGATCGAGAAAGGAAGTGCGATGA
- a CDS encoding antitoxin, whose product MTLSKFFCWGRDFTANIDALLRDTGVPRVDPSDESLSSGERAHARIVAVLVDEWDALDSRQQRALVNVLKTSARASEDAENYSTRRFADGVQE is encoded by the coding sequence ATGACGCTATCTAAATTCTTTTGCTGGGGCCGTGACTTTACTGCGAACATTGATGCTTTGCTTCGGGACACGGGAGTCCCGCGCGTTGACCCGTCCGACGAGTCGTTGAGTTCCGGCGAGCGCGCGCATGCGCGGATTGTTGCCGTCCTCGTTGACGAGTGGGACGCGTTGGACAGTCGCCAACAGCGTGCACTTGTGAACGTGTTGAAGACATCAGCACGTGCGAGTGAGGACGCGGAAAACTACTCCACGCGTCGCTTCGCCGACGGCGTCCAGGAGTAG
- a CDS encoding IS3 family transposase (programmed frameshift) yields the protein MARPSKYDTATQQRAVRMYFERLEDGDISKAAARREIGELLGVKESTLRNWVRKQEQQEQAPQPGSLSYEQLQAAYEEQAKEVAKLRRANDILKTASGFFRPGGARPQTSVVVDFIRTYRNRFGVESICETLTAHGIAIAPSTFYAHQSRGFGPTDAELDEAYAAHRIYRLWEDNRKVYGRRKLWKAAIRDGMLIGRDQVERLMKITGIRGVSRGMHRKKTTVANPAHRRHPDLVDRRWTYPWHPDQWWIADFTYAWTREGFCYVAFIVDAYSRQVLGWVVTTVMDTRMVLMALEHALFSRRRTRMDFTATGIVHHSDAGVQYTSLAFTDALADAGLQGSIGSVGDALDNAMMESTIGLYKTELIDLDPARTWRDAREIETETASWIYWYNHQRLHSSIGDVPPIEYEQDYEDINTARKAQ from the exons ATGGCACGACCCAGCAAGTACGACACCGCCACCCAACAACGCGCGGTACGCATGTACTTCGAACGTCTCGAAGACGGCGACATCTCCAAAGCAGCCGCCCGCCGAGAAATCGGCGAACTACTCGGCGTAAAGGAATCCACCCTGCGCAACTGGGTCCGAAAACAAGAACAACAGGAACAAGCACCCCAGCCCGGCTCCCTGTCCTACGAGCAGCTCCAGGCTGCCTACGAGGAGCAGGCCAAGGAAGTCGCCAAACTGCGACGAGCCAATGACATCCTCAAGACGGCGTCAG GCTTTTTTCGCCCAGGCGGAGCTCGACCGCAAACTTCGGTAGTCGTGGATTTCATCCGCACCTACCGGAACCGCTTCGGGGTCGAGTCAATCTGCGAGACCTTGACTGCCCACGGCATCGCGATTGCCCCGAGCACCTTTTACGCCCACCAGTCCCGCGGCTTCGGCCCCACCGACGCCGAGTTGGATGAGGCCTACGCCGCCCACCGCATCTACCGATTGTGGGAGGACAACCGCAAGGTCTATGGCCGGCGCAAGCTCTGGAAAGCAGCCATCCGTGACGGCATGCTTATTGGTCGTGACCAGGTGGAACGACTGATGAAGATCACCGGTATTCGTGGTGTGTCCCGCGGGATGCACCGCAAGAAGACGACCGTGGCCAATCCTGCGCACCGCCGGCACCCAGACCTGGTGGACCGTCGGTGGACCTACCCCTGGCATCCGGATCAGTGGTGGATCGCGGACTTCACCTACGCCTGGACCAGGGAGGGCTTTTGTTACGTCGCCTTCATCGTCGACGCCTACTCGCGGCAGGTCCTCGGCTGGGTGGTCACCACCGTCATGGACACCAGGATGGTGCTCATGGCCCTGGAACACGCGTTGTTCAGCCGCAGACGCACCCGCATGGATTTCACCGCCACCGGCATCGTTCACCATTCGGACGCTGGGGTCCAGTACACGTCGCTGGCGTTTACCGACGCGCTGGCAGACGCCGGACTCCAGGGCTCGATCGGCTCGGTCGGTGATGCCTTGGACAACGCGATGATGGAGTCGACGATCGGACTGTACAAAACTGAGCTCATCGACCTCGACCCCGCACGCACATGGAGGGATGCCCGGGAGATCGAAACGGAAACGGCATCCTGGATCTATTGGTATAATCACCAGCGTCTGCACTCGTCGATCGGTGACGTTCCCCCGATCGAATACGAGCAGGACTACGAGGACATCAACACCGCACGAAAAGCCCAGTAA
- a CDS encoding aminotransferase class I/II-fold pyridoxal phosphate-dependent enzyme: protein MTTGEDTHGCDYFTSLFLLPQLCNSIGGFVCYAEPVAALLRNQSRSYVYSTSNAASIMAATGEALRVIDDEPVIGDALRCNEQRLREKIGVPGNGPIIPVHIGSEKHATIVSDKLRQRGFHVPAIRYPTVRRNEAILRVTVMATHTKEHIDRLSVAIQEVKDSLGFAD, encoded by the coding sequence ATGACGACCGGAGAAGATACCCATGGCTGTGATTATTTCACGTCGCTCTTCCTACTGCCCCAACTTTGCAACAGCATCGGTGGGTTTGTATGCTATGCCGAACCGGTCGCTGCGCTACTGCGTAACCAGTCTCGGTCTTATGTCTATTCGACATCAAATGCTGCTTCTATCATGGCAGCTACTGGCGAAGCTCTTCGTGTCATTGATGACGAGCCAGTCATTGGTGATGCACTTCGCTGTAATGAGCAGAGGTTGAGGGAAAAGATCGGTGTGCCTGGTAATGGGCCAATTATCCCTGTTCACATAGGGTCTGAAAAACATGCAACTATAGTCTCGGACAAGCTTCGACAGAGAGGCTTTCATGTTCCAGCGATTCGTTATCCTACGGTCCGTCGTAATGAGGCGATTCTGCGAGTAACTGTGATGGCTACTCACACTAAAGAGCACATTGATCGCCTTAGTGTTGCGATACAGGAAGTGAAAGACAGTCTTGGATTTGCTGACTAA
- a CDS encoding response regulator transcription factor, whose product MIHVAVCDDESLVASSLSTLLSLESDLEIAVVAGSGEELIAWWKKAMATGASRADVVVMDLNLGGIDGIDTTRQLLALDSAPHVLVVTSHARPRALKRALAAGARGFLPKTSSAADFAAAIRTVHAGRRHIDADIAAQAISLGESPLTPREEEVLKAAGTGGTVEDIAAQVHLAAGTTRNYLSSAMGKVDAANRFEAFQRARELGWI is encoded by the coding sequence ATGATCCACGTCGCTGTCTGCGATGACGAATCACTCGTGGCAAGCTCGTTGTCGACACTGTTGTCCCTGGAAAGTGACCTGGAAATCGCGGTGGTCGCTGGCTCTGGCGAAGAATTAATCGCCTGGTGGAAGAAAGCAATGGCCACCGGTGCCTCACGTGCCGATGTGGTAGTGATGGATCTCAATCTCGGTGGCATTGACGGAATAGACACAACCAGGCAACTACTCGCTCTCGATTCCGCACCGCATGTACTCGTTGTCACCAGCCACGCCCGACCCCGGGCGTTAAAACGTGCACTCGCCGCTGGTGCGCGGGGTTTTTTGCCAAAAACCTCATCGGCTGCGGATTTTGCCGCCGCCATCCGGACGGTGCATGCCGGTCGTCGGCACATTGATGCTGACATCGCTGCGCAGGCAATCTCCTTGGGGGAATCGCCGCTTACCCCGCGGGAGGAAGAAGTTCTCAAGGCTGCCGGTACCGGCGGCACAGTTGAGGACATTGCTGCTCAGGTACATCTGGCGGCAGGTACGACGCGCAACTATCTGTCATCTGCAATGGGAAAGGTTGACGCTGCTAATCGTTTCGAGGCGTTTCAACGCGCCCGCGAACTGGGTTGGATCTAG